In bacterium, the genomic stretch CCGAACGCAGCACGTCCTTCACCAGATCGCGCTCGCCGACCGACACGCCGCCCGTCGTCAGGACCACGTCCGCGTCCGCCGCGCTGGCCAGCGCCGCTTCAATCGCGCCCGCGTCGTCGCCCGCGATGCCAAGATCGATCGGCTCGCCACCGGCCTCGCGCACCGCCGCGACAAGCGCGGGGCCGTTGGAGTTGACGATCATCCCCGGCAAAAGCGGCATCCCCGCCGGTACAAGCTCCGCGCCGGTCGCCAGCACCGCCACGCGCGGCGCGCGCCCAACGGTCACGTGCGCAAGGCCAAGCGACGCCAGCACGCCGATGTGCGCGCTCGTGACGCGCTCGCCGGCGGTGAAGACGACCTCGCCCGCGCGCGCGTCAAGCGCCGCGGGTCGGATGTTTTCGCCGGGCGCCGCGGATCGCGTGAAGACAAGACCGTCGCCGTCGGCGCGATAGAGCTCAAGCGGCACGACGGCGTCGCCGCCGGGCGGAATGCGGCCGCCGGTCATGACCTTCACGGCCGTGCCGGGATCGACCCTGGGCAAATCGCCCGGCCCGGCGAACACGGTTCCGGCGACGCGAAGCCGCACGGCCCTATCCTCCGACGCACCCCGGATATCCGCGACGCGCACCGCCGCGCCGTCCATCGCGCTCGTGACAAATGGCGGCACGTCGGCGGGCGCAACGACATCCCGCGCCAGCGCGCGCCCCAGGGCACCTGCCAGATCGGTCTCGACAACGCCAAGGGACAAGGCGCCTTCGCGCACGAGGCGCAACGCGTCGGATACGGAAACCATAGGCGGCATGGGTGTGAGGTTAGGGCCGCGCGGGGGGCAAGGGCAAGCATGGACGCAATGGACAACATGGACAATTATGGACATGATGGACGGATGAAACATTTGAATTCTCCGTGTCCTCCGTGCCTCCTCCGTGCTCTCCGTGTTCCGTCGGTGCGCTGAAGGGGCTTTGATGCGCGTCATTTTGTTCACCGGCAAGGGCGGCGTCGGCAAGACGACCATGTCCGCGGCGACCGCGGTGGCGTGCGCGCGCGCGGGCAAGCGGACGATCGTGCTTTCGACGGACGCCGCGCACTCGCTTGGCGATGCGTTCGGCGTGACCATCGGCGGCGAACCGATCACCATCGAAAAGAACCTGACCGCGCTCGAGGTGAACGTCCACCTGGAGCTCAAGCGCAACTGGGGCCGCATCCAGAAATACATTTCGCAGTTCCTGCTCTCGCAAGGCTATCGGGACATCGTCGCGGAGGAGCTCGCCATCCTGCCCGGGATGGAAGACCTGTTTTCGCTCATCAAGCTGCTCGACCTGGAATCCGGGGGGAAATTCGACGTCGCCATCATCGACTGCGCGCCGACGGGCAGCACGTTGCAACTGCTCGGCCTGTCCGACGTGCTCGCGTGGTACATGGAGCGTTTCTACGACATCGAAAAGAAGATCGCGCTGGCGCTGAAGCCGGTGATGGAGCGCATCATCAAGGCGCCCATGCCCGACAAGGAGGTGTACGCGAACATCGAGCGCATCTACGAGCGGCTGATGAGCGTGCGCGAATTGTTGGCCGACCCCAAACGCAGCACCGTGCGCCTTGTGACGAACGCGGAAAAAATGGTCATCCAGGAGACGCAGCGCGCCTTCACGTACCTTTCGCTGTTCGGTTATCCGGTCGACGCGGTGATCGCCAACCGCCTGTTGCCGGACGCCGCCAAGACAGGCTGGTTCAACGAGTGGGCGAGACTTCAGGACAAATACATGAGCCAGATCCGCGCCTCGTTCGATCCGTTGCCGATATTCAAGGCGCCGCTCTACCCGCACGAGATGATCGGGCCCGACGCGCTTGGCCGGCTTGCCGCCGACGTGTACGGCGATACCGCCGCGGACGGGATCCTTTTCGCGGACAAGCCGTTCACGCTCGCGGGGGAGCCGGGCCGCTACCAGATGGCGATCGAATTGCCGAACGTGGAAAAGGGCGATATCAACCTCTGGTCAAAACACGGCGAGCTCATCATCTCCATCGGCAACTTCCAGCGGAATTTCATTTTGCCGCGCACGCTCGCGGATCATCACGTCACCAAGGCGAAGCTCGAAAAAGGCGTCTTCCACGTGACGTTCGAAAGGCACGAGTGATGGACCCGAAGGCCGCGGACGCGCTGCGCGAGTTTTTCGAGAGCTTCGATTCGGCGCGCGGGCATTTTCGAAACGCGGAGCGCGAGCTGCTGCTCGCGCAGCACGACGTGCTTGAGGTCTTCATCCGTACCGCGGAAAAAGCCGACATCGAGATCCTCGGCCTGCCGCTGCACATCCTGCGCGCGCTCGCCGCGCTGGTGGAGTTTTTGGCAACACTCGTCCCGGAGGCGGGCAAGGAGGCGGAATACGCCGAATCGCGCCGCCGCGCCGTCGATGACCTCATCACCGCGATCGAAACCGAGCTTGCCCGAACGCGCCTTGCCGAGCCGTCCGACAAGCGCGAGGCGAAGATCGAGGCGCTGACGGGGCTTATCCGCTATCTGTCCGCCGAGCGCGACGCCGCCGCAAGCGCGGCGGCAAGGCCGCGGATCGAGAAGATCGAGATTGAGTAGGAGACAGGAGATAGAAAATAGGAAACAGGAAATAGTGTCGCGGCGCGGGCGTATTGCGGTTTTTCCAATGGCTCCCTCAAGGGACGAACGGGGCGACCGCTCCCTGACGGTCGCGCCTCTGATGCGTGCGCGGCTCTGATGCGGGGGCGACACCGAATTCGGATAAACCGTCGTTTACGGAACACCGCGCGGTGCGTTTTCTAACTCCTATTTTCTATTTCCTATTTCCTGTTTACGGCGAATGCCGTAAACAACGCCGCCATGAGCCTCGTCGTTTTCGACAACGTATCGCTGAACTTCGGCCAGAAGACGATCCTCGACAACGCGTCGCTGCGCATCGCCGCGCACGACCGCATCGGGCTCGTGGGGCTGAACGGAACGGGCAAGTCCACGATTCTGCGGCTGATTCTCGGCAAGCAGTCCGTCGACGGCGGGCAGATCGTGCGCGCGCGCGGACTGCGTATGGGGTATCTGCCGCAGGAGATCGGCGAACTCGGCGGCGGGCGCCTGCTCGCGACCGTGCTCGCCGCCGCGCCCGGACGCGAGGCGCTATTGACGCACCTCGCGCAAACGGAAGCGCAGCTTGCGGAATCGACCGACGCCGACGAGCAGATGGAACTTGCCGAGACGCTCGCCGATCTGCACGACGAGATCACGCACTTCGAAACCGCGTTCGCGCCGCACGCCGCGGAGAAGATTCTGCTCGGCCTGGGTTTCGAGGAGAGGGATTTCGATCGCCATCTCGCGGAGTTTTCCGGCGGTTGGCGCATGCGCGCGGCGCTGGCGGGGCTGCTTTTCCAGAAGCCCGACCTTCTGCTGCTGGACGAGCCGACCAATCACCTGGACGTGCCGTCGCTGCTGTGGTTCGACGATTTTCTGAAGAACGAGAAGCAGGCGACGTTCGTGATGATCAGCCACGACCGCGAGTTCCTGAACCGGCAGATTGACCGCGTCGTGGCGCTCGAGATCGAGGGTGTGCGGACGTATTCCGGCAATTTCGAGCAATACCTCGTCCAGCGCGAGGAAGAAGAACGCATCCTGATCGCGCGCGTGAAGAATCAGGAGCGCATGATCGCGGAGACGGAGCGCTTCATCCGGCGCTTCCGCGCGAAATCGACCAAAGCGCGGCAGGTGCAGGACCGCGTCAAGAAGCTCGAGAAAATTGAGCGCGTCGAGGCGCCGATCAGCGCGCGCACGCTCGAGTTTTCGTTCGATCCCACGCCGCGTTCCGGGCGCGACGTCATCCGCGTGGCGCACCTGTCCAAGTCATTCGGCGATCTGCGCCTGTTTCGCGATCTGTCGCTCACGGTGCATCGCGGCGACCGCATCGGCATCATCGGGCGCAACGGCGCGGGCAAGACGACGCTGCTCCGGATGATGGCCGGCGAGCTTTTGCCTGACGCGGGGCAGGTGCAGCCCGGATCCAACGTCGAGGCGGCGTATTACGCGCAGCACCACGCGGATCAACTCTCCGGCGAGGCGTCGATCCTCACGGAGGTCTGGTCGATCGACCGGTCCGCCGGTCAGACGCGCGTGCGCACGATCTGCGGCATTTTCCTTTTTTCGGGCGACGACGTGGAAAAGCCGTGCGGCGTGCTGTCGGGCGGCGAAAAGGCGCGCGTCGTGCTCGCGAAACTCATGATGAAGCCGGGCAACCTTTTGCTGATGGACGAGCCGACCAATCATCTCGATCTTTACGCGACCGAGGCGCTCGGCGAGGCGCTCGAAACGTACGACGGCACGATCGTGTTCGTCAGCCACAACCGCGCATTCGTGAATCGGCTGGCGACGAAGATCTGGGACCTGGACGGCACGGGTGTGACGGAATACCTCGGCAATCTGGACGACTATCAGTATCACCTGCAACAGCGCGCCAAGGCCGCCCTGGCCGGGGTTGTGGCGGATCGCGGCATGATCGGGGAACGCATCGCGAAAACGCGCGAGGCCGAGGCGGCCGCGCGAAACGCCCGAACGTCGTCTTCACCGGCGACGGCGGGCGGCTCGCCGAAGAAGGCCGCGCCCGAAAGCGAGGCGCCGCGCGCGCCGGAAACCGCGGACGCCCGCAAGGAGGCGCGGCGCGAGGCCGTCAGGCGCCGCGAGGAGCACCGGAAACGCTTTGGCCCGCTCGAAAAAGAGGTGGCCGATCTGGAAAAGCGGATCGCGCGCCTGGAGGAAGAACAGACCGCGTTGTCGAACAAGCTCGCCGATCCGGAGTTCTACGCCGACGTCGCCCGCTCGCGCGATGCCTCGATTGCTTACAAGCGCAATCAGGAAAAAATCGACGAGCTCATGGCACGATGGGAGGGCAAGCAGAAACAACTGGAAGAGGCCGAAAGACTGGAAGTCTGAAAGTCCGGAAGTTCATCGCAGAATCGCAATTCAACACCAAGGCACGAAGAGCACAAAGAAACACCGATGCCCGGTGTCCTTTATGTCATCAGCGATGTTATCGGCGATGCCATCAGCGATGCGCGCGACGTCATCCTGAGCGAAGCGAAGGATCTGGCCGGCACCTGCCGACGGCCACGCGTCAACCGGCGGGGCGAGATCCTTCGGCTCGCTACGCTCGCCTCAGGATGACAGGCTTGCCGCGCCGTCTGTGTCATGCGGCCCCCTCGGCCTGCGATGACCTTCCAGCCTTCCAGCCTTCCAGCCTTTCAGTCTTTTTTCGGTTCGAGCTTCAGCGCCACCGAATTCATGCAGTAGCGTTTGCCGGTCGGCGGCGGGCCGTCGTCGAACACGTGTCCCAGGTGCGAGCCGCAGCGCGAGCACACGACCTCGGTGCGTTTCATGAACAGGGAGCGGTCGGTTTCAAGATCCACCGCTTCCTTGTCGATGGGCTCCCAGAAGCTCGGCCAGCCGGTACCCGATTCGTATTTCGTCTCCGAATCGAAAAGCGGCTGACCGCAGGCGGCGCAGTGGAACACGCCGGGCGTTTTCGAGTGCACGTATTCGCCCGTGCCCGGCCGCTCGGTACCTTTGTCGCGCAGGACGTGAAACTGTTCGGGCGAGAGCAACTCCCTCCACTCGGTATCCGTTTTTTCGATCTTCCGGCTCATCGGAATCTCTCCGCGCAGGGTGGCTTTGTAAATCGCGTTCGCGGCGCTCGATGCGGACCCCGCCGTCACGCGTTTTCCGTCGAAGACCGGCATGCTCGCGACGGAACGGTCGCAGGCGGCCTGAATCGAAATCAGGGAGAGCGAAAATACGGCAGCCCACACGATTCGGTATGTGCGGATACTCACGGGATTTCCTCCAGCCGCCCGCGTAGCGCGCGCCGGCGGGCTTTGTCTTCACAATACCGCCGAAGGCGCGCATCCGTTACATCCGAGCAAAGGTTTTGTGCGATACCCGCCCGCCCGGCGGGCAGAAGCCGCGTCAGTTCGAGCAGACACGCATCCGCCATCATGGGATCGCGCGCCTCGCGGCACGCCTGGCGTGCCAGCAGCGGCTCGGTCGCCGCGCGCGCGACCGCGAGATCATAGAGGCACTCGTCACGCAGCGGGCGCGACTGCGCCAGGCACGCCTCGACCGGATCCTTGGGCGCTCCGCCACAGGCCGGTAACAAGGTCGTAAGGACAACGGCGAATCCCATCGCGCGCATCGTCCGTCTCACGGCCCCGCCTCCCGGGCCACGCTTTTCGCGACGGTGAGCGCCCCGTCGCGGCACGCGCCCGCGTCATCCGGGTCGAAGCGGTCGCACCAGTCGCGCGCATCGGGCAAGCCGCGCGTGGCGGCGAGCGCAGCGCCCAAACCCGTCAGGCATGCGTGGCGATCGTCCGTGCGCTCCAGCAGATTGCACACGGTCTGCGCCGCGGCCGGATCGGTCGTGCCGACGTGCCGCGCGAGGCCGCGATAACACGCGGCTCGCACGAGGGCGTCGTCCTGCCGAAAACAAAGAAGCTCCGTCGAGCCGAGACTCTCGGTCGCCTTGGCGCCGGCGATCTCCTCGACGCACCACAAATCGGTTCCGCCAGCCGCGTTGCACGCCGCCAACGCGCCGCCGGCGTCCGATGGCGCGGCCGCGCGCGCACGCGCGATGCGGCAATCCGAGCGAAGCGCGGGATCGTCGATGGCGTCGCAATCCGCTCGCTCGGCGGCGGGCGTCTCGCCGCCGACGGCGGTGTTGCAGTCCAGCCGAATATCGACGGCGGAGATGCCGCCGCAAATGAGCGCGGCGAGCGCCGGATCGTCGGCCGCGGTCACGAGCGCGCGGCGAAAGTGGCAATAGTCGGCGACGCGGCCGGGGTACTCCTCGCACAGGCGGCCACGACCGAAAAAGCGCATGAGAATCAGCCCGACGGCAACCGCGACGAGAAGCAGCACGCCATAGAGCACGACGGCGACCGCGCGCCGGCGGCGGTCAAGCCGCGCGATGCGATCGAGTTCAAGAGCGGGATCGCGATCGAACATCGCCCCGATATTGCCACGAAGGGCCAAGGGCGTCGCTTACCGGAACGGCGAAATGTTGCGTCGAAGCAGGTGAGGACACCTGCGGTCCCGGGGACCGGCCGCCGCGGTAGTCAACGCCGGCGTTATTTGAGGGCGTATCGGAGAGT encodes the following:
- a CDS encoding ABC-F family ATP-binding cassette domain-containing protein; its protein translation is MSLVVFDNVSLNFGQKTILDNASLRIAAHDRIGLVGLNGTGKSTILRLILGKQSVDGGQIVRARGLRMGYLPQEIGELGGGRLLATVLAAAPGREALLTHLAQTEAQLAESTDADEQMELAETLADLHDEITHFETAFAPHAAEKILLGLGFEERDFDRHLAEFSGGWRMRAALAGLLFQKPDLLLLDEPTNHLDVPSLLWFDDFLKNEKQATFVMISHDREFLNRQIDRVVALEIEGVRTYSGNFEQYLVQREEEERILIARVKNQERMIAETERFIRRFRAKSTKARQVQDRVKKLEKIERVEAPISARTLEFSFDPTPRSGRDVIRVAHLSKSFGDLRLFRDLSLTVHRGDRIGIIGRNGAGKTTLLRMMAGELLPDAGQVQPGSNVEAAYYAQHHADQLSGEASILTEVWSIDRSAGQTRVRTICGIFLFSGDDVEKPCGVLSGGEKARVVLAKLMMKPGNLLLMDEPTNHLDLYATEALGEALETYDGTIVFVSHNRAFVNRLATKIWDLDGTGVTEYLGNLDDYQYHLQQRAKAALAGVVADRGMIGERIAKTREAEAAARNARTSSSPATAGGSPKKAAPESEAPRAPETADARKEARREAVRRREEHRKRFGPLEKEVADLEKRIARLEEEQTALSNKLADPEFYADVARSRDASIAYKRNQEKIDELMARWEGKQKQLEEAERLEV
- the msrB gene encoding peptide-methionine (R)-S-oxide reductase MsrB, encoding MSRKIEKTDTEWRELLSPEQFHVLRDKGTERPGTGEYVHSKTPGVFHCAACGQPLFDSETKYESGTGWPSFWEPIDKEAVDLETDRSLFMKRTEVVCSRCGSHLGHVFDDGPPPTGKRYCMNSVALKLEPKKD
- a CDS encoding TRC40/GET3/ArsA family transport-energizing ATPase encodes the protein MRVILFTGKGGVGKTTMSAATAVACARAGKRTIVLSTDAAHSLGDAFGVTIGGEPITIEKNLTALEVNVHLELKRNWGRIQKYISQFLLSQGYRDIVAEELAILPGMEDLFSLIKLLDLESGGKFDVAIIDCAPTGSTLQLLGLSDVLAWYMERFYDIEKKIALALKPVMERIIKAPMPDKEVYANIERIYERLMSVRELLADPKRSTVRLVTNAEKMVIQETQRAFTYLSLFGYPVDAVIANRLLPDAAKTGWFNEWARLQDKYMSQIRASFDPLPIFKAPLYPHEMIGPDALGRLAADVYGDTAADGILFADKPFTLAGEPGRYQMAIELPNVEKGDINLWSKHGELIISIGNFQRNFILPRTLADHHVTKAKLEKGVFHVTFERHE
- a CDS encoding molybdopterin molybdotransferase MoeA, yielding MVSVSDALRLVREGALSLGVVETDLAGALGRALARDVVAPADVPPFVTSAMDGAAVRVADIRGASEDRAVRLRVAGTVFAGPGDLPRVDPGTAVKVMTGGRIPPGGDAVVPLELYRADGDGLVFTRSAAPGENIRPAALDARAGEVVFTAGERVTSAHIGVLASLGLAHVTVGRAPRVAVLATGAELVPAGMPLLPGMIVNSNGPALVAAVREAGGEPIDLGIAGDDAGAIEAALASAADADVVLTTGGVSVGERDLVKDVLRSVGVDLVFDAVAQQPGKPLSFGRAPNGGGTRAYFGLPGNPSSALVCFEMHVRPLLRLLAGFRDVERPHAFGRFPGGFKKRPGRAMFVRVNATATESGYDLSPSGSQSSGLLAPMARGRRLAYVPAEVSEHGPGDAVKFWFLDAD